The following are encoded together in the Salvelinus alpinus chromosome 29, SLU_Salpinus.1, whole genome shotgun sequence genome:
- the LOC139558650 gene encoding retinol dehydrogenase 12 translates to MWKELKKNQLVKYGAVTTVTTISYVLLRKWIAGGICRSRAKLHGRTVVITGANTGIGKETAWDMAMRGARVIMACRDLTRGEAAAAEIRSSTGNTNVVVQQLDLASLGSVRQFAREFIATETRLDILINNAGIMLCPKSLTVEGFESQFAVNHLGHFLLTNLLLDMLKASTPSRIINVSSIAHQGGKIHFEDLNFDKKGYNSVIAYKQSKLANLLFSRELARRTKGTGVTSYSLHPGVIRTELWRHSQSKYPTLSSMLSAPAWLLMKTPREGAQTTIYCAVNEGLEEKSGCYFSDCQVKEPAPEGRDDLAALRLWGVSAGLVGLIKNN, encoded by the exons ATGTGGAAAGAGTTGAAGAAAAACCAGCTAGTCAAGTACGGCGCTGTGACCACAGTGACAACCATCA GCTATGTTTTACTGCGAAAGTGGATCGCCGGTGGGATATGCCGCAGCCGTGCCAAACTACATGGAAGGACTGTGGTGATCACTGGTGCCAACACTGGCATCGGCAAGGAGACGGCCTGGGATATGGCCATGAGAG GAGCTCGGGTGATCATGGCTTGCCGAGACCTCACCAGGGGAGAAGCAGCTGCAGCAGAGATCCGCAGTTCCACAGGAAATACTAACGTGGTGGTGCAACAACTAGACCTGGCCTCCCTCGGTTCAGTACGTCAGTTTGCTCGGGAATTCATTGCCACAGAGACCCGTCTGGACATACTTATCAACAACGCAG GTATAATGCTGTGTCCCAAAAGCCTCACAGTGGAAGGTTTTGAGAGTCAATTTGCCGTCAATCACCTAGGTCACTTCCTATTGACCAATCTGCTCCTGGACATGCTGAAAGCCTCCACCCCCAGCCGCATCATCAATGTGTCTAGCATCGCTCATCAAGGAG GGAAAATCCACTTTGAAGACCTTAATTTTGATAAGAAGGGGTACAACTCAGTAATCGCCTATAAGCAGAGTAAACTGGCCAACCTCCTCTTCTCTAGGGAGCTGGCACGAAGGACCAAAG GTACTGGAGTGACGTCGTATTCCCTGCACCCCGGGGTTATCCGGACAGAGCTGTGGCGCCACTCGCAGTCAAAGTACCCCACGCTGAGTTCCATGCTGTCAGCCCCCGCCTGGCTCCTGATGAAGACCCCCAGGGAGGGTGCCCAGACCACCATCTACTGCGCCGTCAATGAGGGGCTGGAGGAGAAGAGTGGCTGCTACTTCAG TGACTGTCAGGTAAAGGAGCCAGCTCCTGAGGGGAGAGATGATCTTGCAGCACTGAGACTATGGGGTGTTAGCGCCGGGCTTGTTGGACTCATTAAAAACAACTGA
- the LOC139558646 gene encoding vacuolar protein sorting-associated protein 45-like: MNVTLAVKQYISKMIENSGPGMKVLLMDKETTSIVSVVYTQSEILQKEVYLFERIDSQNRDNMKHLKAICFLRPTKENVENLIQELRRPKYSVYFIYFSNVISKSEIKALAEADEQEVVAEVQEFYGDFIAVNPHLFSLNLSGVARGRSWEPTLLPRTTQGLTSVLLALKKCPMIRYQLSSDMAKRLGESVKQIITKEYELFDFRKTEVPPLLLILDRSDDAITPLLNQWTYQAMVHELLGLNNNRIDLSRVPGISKDLKEVVLSAENDEFYANNLYLNFGEIGTNIKNLMEDFQKKKPKEQQKLESISDMKAFVDNYPQFKKMSGTVSKHVTVVGELSRLVSERHLMEVSELEQELACQNDHSSASQNVRRLLQNPRVSEMDAVRLVMLYALRYERHSSSILPGLMEELNRKGVSERHCRMVTSMVEYGGKRVRGSDLVNPQDAVAITKQFFKGLKGVENVYTQHAPLLQETLDQLIKGRLKDSQFPYLGPSSLRDRPQDIIVFVIGGATYEEALAIYNLNRTVPGVRIVLGGTTIHNTKSFLEEVTLTAGAGQAERLQRAGGQPNRR; this comes from the exons ATGAATGTGACACTTGCTGTCAAGCAGTATATCTCCAAAATGATAGAAAACAGCGGACCAGGGATGAAGGTTCTGCTCATGGATAAAGAGACT ACCAGCATCGTCAGTGTGGTCTACACTCAATCTGAGATCCTACAGAAGGAGGTCTACCTGTTCGAAAGAATCGACTCACAGAATCGAGACAACATGAAGCACCTCAAAGCCATCTGCTTCCTCAGGCCAACCAAG GAGAATGTGGAAAATCTGATACAGGAGCTCCGGCGACCCAAGTACAGTGTCTACTTCATCT ACTTCAGCAACGTCATCAGTAAGAGTGAGATAAAAGCCCTGGCCGAGGCGGATGAACAGGAGGTGGTCGCAGAAGTGCAG GAGTTCTATGGAGACTTCATTGCTGTGAACCCACACCTTTTCTCCCTCAACCTCAGTGGTGTGGCAAGG GGTCGTAGCTGGGAGCCAACTCTCCTGCCACGTACCACCCAGGGTCTGACCTCGGTGCTGCTGGCCCTGAAGAAATGTCCCATGATCCGCTACCAGCTGTCCTCAGACATGGCCAAGCGACTGGGAGAGAGCGTGAAG CAAATCATCACCAAGGAGTATGAGCTGTTTGACTTCAGGAAGACAGAGGTGCCTCCTCTCCTGCTCATCTTGGACCGCAGCGATGACGCCATCACCCCACTACTCAACCAG TGGACGTACCAGGCCATGGTGCACGAGCTGCTTGGCCTCAACAACAACCGCATTGACCTGTCCAGAGTCCCAGGGATCAGCAAGGACCTGAAGGAGGTGGTGCTGTCTGCAGAGAACGATGAGTTCTATGCCAAT AATCTGTACCTGAACTTTGGAGAGATTGGCACAAACatcaagaacctgatggaggactTTCAGAAGAAGAAGCCCAAGGAGCAACAGAAGCTGGAGTCCATCTCTGATATGAAG GCGTTTGTAGACAACTACCCCCAGTTCAAAAAGATGTCGGGCACAGTGTCGAAGCACGTGACTGTGGTGGGCGAGCTGTCCCGCCTGGTGAGCGAGAGGCACCTGATGGAGGTGTCAGAGCTGGAGCAGGAGCTGGCCTGCCAGAATGACCACTCAAGCGCATCACAG AACGTGCGTCGGCTGCTGCAGAACCCGCGGGTGAGCGAGATGGACGCGGTGCGCCTGGTGATGCTGTACGCACTGCGCTACGAGAGACACAGCAGCAGCATCCTGCCGGGCCTCATGGAGGAGCTCAACAGGAAGGGCGTGTCAGAGAGGCATTGCAGG ATGGTAACGTCCATGGTGGAGTATGGAGGGAAGAGGGTGAGAGGAAGTGACCTCGTCAACCCCCAAGATGCTGTCGCCATCACCAAACAGTTCTTCAAGGGGCTGAAG GGAGTTGAGAATGTGTACACGCAGCATGCACCGTTATTGCAGGAGACCTTGGACCAGCTGATCAAGGGGCGGCTGAAGGACAGTCAGTTCCCCTACTTAGGACCCAGCTCCCTTAGAGACag GCCACAGGATATCATAGTCTTCGTCATCGGAGGGGCCACCTATGAGGAGGCACTGGCGATCTATAACCTGAACCGCACCGTGCCTGGGGTTCGGATCGTACTGGGCGGCACCACCATCCACAACACCAAGAG CTTCCTGGAGGAGGTGACATTGACGGCGGGTGCAGGCCAGGCCGAGAGGCTGCAGAGGGCGGGTGGTCAACCAAACAGACGCTGA